ttaatttaaatataattaatatattttatggcAATAGAATAGGCACAGGTTTTTCACTAAGATATGCAGGGAAAGCACCCCAAGCGAAACAATAGTTCTCCCCGCTGACATTCATGTGTGGGGAAGAGACCATTTATATGCTGGCAGCGGggtagaaataataaaaataatctggttttgctttcttcatttgcAAGGATGTTTGAGGCCAGGCAGCCCCACAGACCCTTAAGCAAATGTATGTATCTGGATGTTCTTATGATGGGGACCATTTCTAGAGGTCCTGGCCAACATCCAGCCCCTGGTGTATACAAGACAGTAAGGGGAGAGggatacatatatacatgtatgtatacacacacacacggaaCCATAGTTTTGGGAGGCCATATGCCTCCCAAACAAATGTCCATATATCTCCTAGCTCTTCCTATTGCCCAGGAAGAGGGGTTGTATGCTCATGCATATGGCAGCATCAGCTAAAGCAATTATAGGGCTAGGAACAAGGTACTCTAGGCAGGAAAGAGCCAGGTGGAAAAGGAAAGGCCAAATATCCCTCAGCTGGCAGTGAAAGTGTGCGTCCAAGGCAGGAACTGAACCAAAATCTCCTGTATCCCAGGCCAGTGTTTTTCTCAGATAAACTCCCCTTTTCTTAGACTGGGCACATGGCTAGGGCTAAGTGTGCTGTTCCAACAAGCAAACTAACAAATTTAAGCATTCATTTTCTATTTGTGATCTAGAAAAGAACAAACATACATTTAAGCACAGAATTGTAGTGATATGCTGAACCTGTTGTGAGCATAGCTCATTACTATTTTGTGGGTGGGATTATTCttccacattattttttttctgttcctggaCTGAACATACTCCCTAACTGAGAGGctataaggaaaagaaaaagctaagtTTGCATTCGAGATCACCCAGAAATTTCAGATGAAAGTAACTTTGATAAGACTGAAAAATGTTATAAGCACTTCATAGAAAAGAGCTGATGTGAAAAACAGTTTAGCTTTCACAGAAAAGATTCACTGTTACCAGTTATGCTCATCAGCCAGGCCCCATGCTTTGAAAGGCAGGTAGTCACCCAGCTGAGAACTGTGTCATGTGGTGTGGGAGATCACACAAGGGAAATACCAACTTCCAAATCACAAATCACTGCAAAAGCAGAAAGTGGTGAGTAATTCCCTGGCTAAATACCTTCATATAAACCATTCATAGAATAATGCCAAATAAACAAATTTATAAAATTGAAGTCTGCTCATGGGTAATTTACAAACAGAAGGACTAAATTcaaatgaataaattatttgccGCAAATAATTCACTCAGATCTATTATGGGACATTGATTTGGTTTCTGGTTAGCTATAAAATGACTGCCTATTAACATTTTAGCTTTTCCCCATACACTTTTTGATACATTATTATGTGTTTCTTGCTTGGTTTTATGACTTTTACCTTCCTCTCTGTACATCTGTATGACAGTTTAATTGACTGGTGTGTATTCCAGGGCTCATAGTAGAAGCTAATTTAAATATGTTACAGCTAATGTTGGCCCTTTACCCATAATAATACACACCACATTTTTATCTCCTTATTGATTATGTGCATATGGCAGGAAAATAGCTGCACACTACGAGTTTTTATTCAGGCATGAATTTGGTTTTATACTGCATGTTTAATAGGCAAAGTGCTTTATAAAATAATACCAATTGTGCAATGGCCATGCAGCCAAACAGAGCAGCCAGATCTGAATCACACTGGGTCCCCAAGGCCCGTGGATGGCTACACATGTGCAAGGGCTGGGGTATCGATGTCAGCAAGCTAAATGTAGCCCATTGATTTCCACATGTGTACTGTGCCCAACCTATGACACTTTAAACATACTTGAACTTTATTTTAAGggcaagaaaaatgtttgcagtcTCCCTCTGCTTAGAAGCAAGTGCAAAGGATGTTCGAGTGTAATTAGCACACCTACCACTTAAAGGGAGGTTAAACCTGCCGGGGCTTTCTAAATATGCCTCTTGTTTAACTGAGCCATGTTTTGGCTTTTACTGTAATTAACAGGAGCCCCAAACAAGCTGAATTACCGGGGAAGAGGACAGAAACATAGATCTCTCTTTTATGTAACGTTTGAGTATTAAATGATTAGATGAGGTAGCTTAATATTCTCCTAGTATTTAACAACATTTAGTgtaaaagtataaaaaataatttctggaggAAAACTTGAGATCATGCATTAGCTATGGTAATCCTGTTCTTCTTGTATATAATTAAACTCTTTAAATGCTCCATTAGATGAGATATTTTATACTCGCCACTCTCCATCAGGAGGTGTGACTCACTATCACTTAACTGATGCCTACAGAAGTACTCACAACCAGAGCTCTGTGTACCCTGCTGTTCTCAGAAAGGTGGGACAAAGGCATCAGCAGGGGATCAAATTTGGGAAGTGTTTGAGATGACACTAAAataatgctgctttcttttttctcctcatcaCCATTCAGTAGATGACAGGTCATCATCTGGATTGCCTGTGCTCCTGTGGCTCTCATTTTGTGCAGTGCTGATCCTAGCTGTGAGTCTCTACTACACCAGCATGAAGCAAGATGTCAAAGTCCTGGAGGAATTTCAATCCCAACTTGTTATCTTCTTTCTTCAGATAAGACATGTTGCTCAGAAATGCTGGACTTGGTTTATGAGGCAGTAGCAATGCCGTCCAGCCTGACAGACATCTCAGAGCACTGCTAACCAGCACATGGCAGAGCAGAGCTCCCAGTCCACTCCAGTCACATGCAGGGAACACATGAACATCCACCTTGAAGAGCAAGAAAACCACCCCTGTTATGCACTGTCCAGCAGCCActtgttctcctttttttttcttggttttttttttcacattagtGAGTGGTCATACTAGCACTTTGAGGTCCCACCAAACTCATGCTCCATCATTCTAAACAGCAAACAAGTATTTGAATTTTGTCCCCCAAAGAGCTTATAAACTGATATGTGGAGCAGAAGTAGAGAGATAAATACATTGatctgtgcaggcagcagcaagctCTGAAGAAAAGTCTCCTGAGTCTTGGGTCAAGGCTTTAAATACTAAATCATCTTTCTCCTCAAGTTTCCTAAGAGCTATTCTGCAAAAGTTAAAGTAAAGCTGGGCTATTACACAAACAATGCCCTGGTGGCCAAAGGCTTGGCAAGCTGCTATATGTATACACCTGAAATTATTATTAGTAATATCTCAGCAAATGGCTTTCTTGTTTGCCTTCATgcgtttttttcttccatgggcAAAAGCTGTTTCTTAATGTTTCACTTGATTCCCAGGTGtgaaaaagaacatgaaaactCATTTAAACTGTAAGTAGTTTATTTGTCTAACATAACAAATAGCAGCATTGAATCCCAGGCTAATTATCAAATCAGTAGTTTAATCCTCTGGGTTTGATTCAGTCCGTAAACCCCAGGAGCTGAGCTTACAAGATTTATGATAGTGTTTGTATTCAGTCAGAGATTATGCCTGGCTGTTTAAGGCCTTATATAATGGTAATATGGACTGTTTACAAAGGCATGGGAGACTAAGTCCCTTTATCCCTCCATTGCCCCACCACAGTATGCACCTTTCTGAAGGGAATCCTTTTAATGGACACCATGCAATAAATACTGTATGGTGCTCTGGGTGTCTGAGAGGAAAACAAGTGAGTACAAGCCTATGAGCTTCAGCTATGTTTTCTTCCTAGACCAAGCCAGCACAACCAGCTTTTTTAGTCCTTAGATTCTTGTCAAATAGCACCTGATGTGTGCTTGGGTTTATTTGGTATGATAATACTGACATCACAACCTGTAAGagctggagaaaaggaaaaagaagaaaaagaaggaaaaaaaaaaaaaaaaagagaaagaaaacactgcagagaaGATGGAATACATGCCTGCAAGACCTTGACTTGAATTCCCCTGCCATTGCAACCCACCGAAAAGAAAAATGGTgctttaattgattttttttaaaaaaagagggccATACCTCTCTGCTCCAACAACTTTATTCCAAACAGCTCAAGGACTTCAACTAGGCAGAGGATAAAAAGAAACACCATATGCAGCCTTGTCTCAAGAGAAGAGTAGGCAGCAACTTGATTGAGAACGAGTCAAAAAAATTGCAGTCCAAGACAGAAAGAAGTGACTTCAGTGGCTGTTGTCATGCTCCTCCTAAGATGTCAAAGGCCACAACAATTGCATTCAACACACTGCTGCTCCGGGAAGAGGAGGTTGCTTCAGGAGGAGTGTTTAGCTCAGGGGGTCTTTGTGCAAACTGCTCGGGTACCCCAGCTCAGAGGGTAAGTTTCACCActgcttcccttccctcttccccatctCAGCCCTGCTCTTTAGGTAATAAAGAAGAAAGGCTTTAAATTTGTGTGCTGATGAATCTCTGATGAAAATGTTTGGATTGGTATCTGCATGGGGCAAGGAGGTCATTGCAACttatgtttgcattttttaacgTTTATGACCTTTTTAATGTTCATGATCTTTTTAATGTTCATGTTGAAACTCTTTGGCAAATCAGTGGCATTCCTTTTTTGGCTCTAGGTTGACATGTCCTCACAGCACATAGCAACTAATCCCTTCAAAACAGGAGCCTTTTCTGAAGGGACAGTTCCCTCACTGCAAGTCACGACACATTGCAACACAAAAGCAAAGCCTGACCTGGCAACAACCGAGCAAGCTCAAGAGCAAGAGTGGTAGAGTGAACCCTTCCACTATAGTTTCAGTAACTTTAAAACAAGCCAAAGGGTAAAGGTAAAACAGGAACTCCTCTTAGGACTGTGAGGGAAAATGTGGAGGCAGTGTGAAGTACATGTGTGCTCACCTCCCTGCACAGCTCCCTAGGAGATGGGCATGGGGCCACCTTTCCACCAGGTCTGCTTTAAACAGAAAATGGCCATGTTCTCCTTGCTGGGCCCCAACTTTATCGGTGTAGGTGAGAATGACTGTCGTATCTGGGCTGTCAGGGAAATAAAGCAGAGGAACGGCTATCTTTGGCTTCTGCCTAGGCTCTGGTTGGAACAGTTTTGGACATGGTCAAAGGCAGCAATGTTGTCTGTTGAGGTCTCACAATGGCCTTGCAATGCTTCCCGGATCAGGATTGTTTACTGCAGTTAGTCAGATATGTGTCAGGCTGCAGAAAGCCAAAGTAAATTCCTTACAAAGCCGGAAagcttgaaataaataaaagctaaacCCCCTTCCTGGGAGAGTGGTGGCATTTTGCAGGTGaagaaactgaaactgagaaaCCCaatgcatttgtgtgtgtgaatgaaaTGGGTCAATAATATGGctgggaacaggaggaaaaaatcctAGCTCTTGGGCCTGCATTTATTTACTGCTTCACAGCTTCACTGTCAAATtacctgttttatttccttctcacaCTGAATCTCTTTTCCCATACATCCATCCtgctcacacacagacacacacacccttttcccactctgccCCTTCTTTCTGTTCTTTATCCTTCATGCATCTATCCTCACTGCTGTGAGCCAGATGGTATTTCTCTTTATTCTTGTTCAATGCTGCTTTTCTAGATGTAACACTTTTGTGAGTTCAGAAGAGCTAATAGGAGCTCTAAAGTTACACAAAAGCAGCCATGTTGGGTAGTAATTCCTTTGCTGGCCATGCTGGGTAATATTTCCCTTCAGTATAACTCCTGAGAATTGCCCATAAAGAGGCAAAAAAGGAGAGGGAGTACATCATTTATTACAAATGGTCGAGATGCTCACCTGAATTCATGCTGGTGCCAGTGTGGTGAATCACTTTTAAGTCAAGAATCCTGCAGCCAACCAGCTCTGAGCAATTATTTAATCCAGCTTGGAAATTGTCATGTTTTAGATTTTATGTTTTAGGTTTTAGGGCTGAAAGAAGGAATGGTGGAGGACAGGACGCTTGCAGCAGATTTTGACACAGACAGCGAATAGGTGAGCTTCCCAGGAGCAATGTCTAGGACGGCAGGAGTCAAAGGAAGTCTGTGCATGAAAATGGGCTAGTGACAGGGCCTAAGGGTAGAAGTTATGCCTCATATCCCTTATACAATGAATATGAAATTAATCCACAACAGAAATCAGCAGACCACAACAGTATGGGGTAAGTGTTTTGTTGAAAGTGTTCGGTACATTCCTGCAGGATGAACGGATGGCAGCTGCCAAAACCCTCTTCATGCAGGCTCACCACATCAGCAGCACCTGATTGCACTAGCAGGCGTATCTATACCCATATGATTAGAGGAGATAGAAAAAGACACAGTGAGAtgacaatggattttttttacattaaccTTTTAATGCATTCAGCATTAGTGCTGGTAAAAGGCAGCCCCAAAGACTGCTTCTAGTCCCACTCCCTCCCTTCATCTCTCCAACCCCACTAGTCTGCAAACAAGTTAATGGAGCAGGAGAAGCCCATAGCAGCAATTTTAATTGTCACTTCTGCCTTTTGCTACTTTGAAGCAAGCAGAAGGGCTGGCAGCATGTGACTAGAAAAAGGGTATTACCAGCTGCCCTCAAGGAATAATTCATGAAACTTTAAGATAATAGCATGGACTTGTTTGTTATTAATTCTTTGCTCCAGGATAGCTGTTGGGAACCTTTAGGCCCACCTCTGAAGAGAAAGGCTGATGCTACATGAAGGAAATTAACCATCTGGCGTTTAGAAAATGAACCTGCCCATGCAGTCTGTAGTCGTCCTTTACATTTGGTATCAAGCTGCCTTTCAGCTGTATGCTGACATGGGAGCATCTTCTCCTTGCCTGCTGTGGCATTGGGATTCACTGCTGGAAGATGGTACCAAAAGGGCTCAGGCATTTTAGGATGTTTGGCCATATACTTGACTGTACAAGCTGTGGCATGGAGATGCTGCAGAATGAGTACACAAACTAAAACACTACCACTGGCTTTGAGAACAATTTTTTATCTTACATTGTAACAATGTAAATTTGCCTTCAAAAAACAGGCACAGAAATGTtgacttttcaaattatttatttgtatatatcACCAAATCATAAAAAGCCAATGCACTGTCCAGCAAAAAGCATCAATATATAAAACACGTTAACTCATTATCAGTAACACTAGAGTGTACCACTTATACTGAACCCAGTCCAGCTCCTACTAAAGCCAAAGGCAACTTCATTGGTGACTCCATTAGCAGAAGGATTGGACTTAGAATATTTATTTGCTGGCTGTTTACAAAGGGCTGTATTAAAATGCTAGTAAAAAGCTTCCCTCTTGAGACTGTATCAAAACAATAATAAACCTCCCTCCAATTCTGTTTCTGTCAAATGCATGCAATTAAAGCTACAAATCAGCAGTCATTACACTGCAAAAGACCATACAAATCAAGAGAGATAATATTGAAAACAGACCAGGTTCTACCCTCAGCTTGTGTGGACTGGCGTAGCTCCAGAACAGCTCACAAAGCTAAGCTATATGCACCAGCAAAGGATCTGCCCCTCTACTGCTTTCAACAGTTAAACAAATTATGAAAAAGCGTTCAGTTTTTGTTCCCAAATACCCATTACATGGGGACCTTTTCCCATGTGGCTATAAGAAGAGACAGTAGCTCTTGAATACATAAGTCACAGGGCATACATTTCAGAGAGGCTTAAATGTTTTCAGGCTCTTCAGTGACCTATAAGCAAGATCTCCTTCAGATCTTTGGAGGTTGTACCCAAACTTTTTAAAACTACGGGTGTTAATGAGCTACTTTCAAAAATGGCAAGTCTACAGAGATTTGGGAAAAGTCTTTCCTTCCCCACACAAGCCTCGAGATGCACAGGGCGAAGGGCCAGCTGTAGGGTATCACGATCTGCCAGTACGGAAAGAAGAGGTTTCCAAAGCAGCCCCTCCAAACCCGCTGACAATGCCAGCACCTTTACACTAGATATCTGCACAGCTGACAGGTGGCTCTCTCCAGAAGCTGAGTTCAGGCCAACACATGCTTCAAAGAGATGTTCTGCAGTTTGTGAAGCCACATgagccagcagcagctgagcaggccAAGCAAAGGCTGAAACTGGTGTCAGCGCTGCCAGCACAAGCACTGCCATGCTGGATCCCTCACATTGCAGCCCGAAAGCCAAAAATCCCTCATAAGAAACACACTAACACTTTTCCTCACTATCTATTTCTGTTCTGATTTATGGCACTCTCCTGTCCCCCTCAGTAGTCCTTGTCCCCAGTAGGAAAAGATGCGAGAAATTAGATCAGCTTGATGTCAATAAAACCCTCTGTGAAGTTTGCAGGAATGTTTTTGGAGATGAAAGGATCCAGGGGAAGGTATCAGTGGAACTgctgggcttttttgttgttgttttatttataaacCTTCAAAAACATCTTAGAAGTGTACCGTATATTGATTTCTCAATTGTGTAGCCTGGGCTGAAAAACAGTAATAGTTTTATTCAGAGAGTATTTGACCAGAACTGCCCTGATACCATTGGTCTGCACTGGCTGTGGGTGCCAATGCAATGGTCCTCCCCCTGGAATGATCAGCACAGAGCTTCTTGGCATCATTTAGCAAAAGGACTGCTTGCAACTCCAGAAGGCTGTGATTTAATAAGGAGACCGTTAGCACCTTTTGAAGTCAAATGTTGAACATTGTTGTAACCATGACAGTTAAAACTGCTGCAGCAGCCTAGAAAGCAGAATGGGTTAACTGATGCAATCAAGATCCAGTGTGCTGCAGGAAGATGTGCTGTATTTCAGACACAAACTAATGGACTTCACAGTGTtaacagggaaaaataatttcctctgctGCAGGAGTGAGGAGGTGAAAAGCTCTGGACTGTGTTATGTGGGATACCATGACAGACGATTTTCAAACATTTCCCTGCCTTAAAATCTAAAACTGGAATCAAACTTGCCCAGATCCAGGGGGAAATGAGGGGAAAGTAAGGAGAGATAAAGAGTAGTTTTGTCACAGGACCATTTACTCACTTGTGTGAGAACTCACCCAAGATGTCACAGTAACCATGAATCTTCATTCCCACCTCCTGGCAGGTTGTCTCAACCCTCACTTTTCAACATAGTCAAGTGGGAAGGAGGAACAAAAACTTTGCAATTTGGGTTTCCACCATATACAAATAATTCAAGTTATTTCAGTGAGCAGCTCTTGCTGCCAGGTACTTTATCTCCTTGATAAACACCAGAACCACCAGGCTAAAACATTGTTATTTAGGAATTTCAAGTCAAGTAGAAGAGCTCCAACAGGAGGATTTGAGGGGGAGCCAGGATAACACCATGGAAATAGTTTTTGCCATGTAGATGGAGGCTTGTGTCCCAAGACAAAGGGGAAAATTAAACCTCTGCCTTGCAGTTACCTGCcagtggggagggctggggaaggaccAGTACAAGCATTTTAACAAGTAGCTCATCACTTTCTGCCACCCCTATGAAATGCAGCTTTTCAGGTAACGTATAAGCTTCCATGTCTAACAAATCACAGTTGCtggctttttgttttggtgagataaaaaacatcaaaaaacaaacaaacaaacaaatcattaTTTGTCCAATCAAAAGGGCTATTCACACAGCCCTTGGGTGCCTATGACCACTTTTTAGGAATGAGGATCTGACAGGAAGCTAATAAGCATTAAATCCTAAATCCTTTAGCTATCTATGAAAACAGGATTTAGACTCTCACATGGATTCAGTTCTTTTGACTACTGTGTGCAATAACAGTTCAAGCAGTTATAGTAGCTATGAGAGGTAGAAAAGTTTAAGCACTCAGGTGAATACATTCACGTTAATCTATGTTTGCAATAGCAGTTTAGTTACACTCTTTGGCATGGGCAAAAGAAACTAAAGAGAAAGCACTGCTATGCAAATACTCTTCTCAACAACCAAATGGAAAGACACAGCTCAGATTAGTTTTCCTCTTTCTTATGGAGGACAAAAATAGAAACATGCACTTCAAGGCATTCGGACCAtggacagaaataattttaaaacaatttcagtGCTCATGAAGTTATATGAGCATTTTCTGACTGCATGCAGGTGTGGAAACAAGACAGGCAAAACCTGCCTCTCTTCCCAGATTGCCTAAGCATAAGGAAAGGACATTTGTGATCTCCAAATCAAACATTCCAATGAGATAAAAATGGGCTCTTTCCATCAGCAAAGGAAACACTCTGAGGCACAAATTTAGGACCTGGATACAGACAGGATTCCCATTAGCTGAAGGATGTTCACACCCAGGCCATTTGATTTAGAAGAATGGACAAAAGTTTTGTCAAAATCCAGATTGGTTTCTCACAATATAGTGTAAGTCTTGCCGGTATAAATAACTGTCTGGATTTTTGTTAAATTTACCATTTAATTAGCAAAAGATAATTTACATGCAGTATGTTTGAGGTGGGGGCTTTGGAGAAGGGAGATGATAAAAGCCACATCCACCCAAGCACCAAGTTTGTATGTACTTTCTTGCACAGAGTATTTTGAAGCTGGCATCCATTCTGAATTTGTACATTTGATATTGCATTTTCGGAGACCTACCACGTAGATCAATGTGTGATTTGAGGTTGTGCAGAAACCCTGTTTCCCACTTAAATCCTGTACAATGGCCTGTAGCTCACCCTTCCCTAG
Above is a genomic segment from Athene noctua chromosome 6, bAthNoc1.hap1.1, whole genome shotgun sequence containing:
- the C6H14orf180 gene encoding nutritionally-regulated adipose and cardiac enriched protein homolog isoform X1; amino-acid sequence: MSQICPAPPSDPSTEELPTGDSSYPPSILRKRPPVDEAVGEKRKAERRVRFREPEVIEHAISCCDYVVVDDRSSSGLPVLLWLSFCAVLILAVSLYYTSMKQDVKVLEEFQSQLVIFFLQIRHVAQKCWTWFMRQ